The Corynebacterium suranareeae genome window below encodes:
- a CDS encoding iron chelate uptake ABC transporter family permease subunit — MDKDIANRTSDLSRWETMEESATVEGHTDVDLASAPSKRRTSGAFQTARAKRRYWIIMAALLVTALAFTWGLIWYKNPMPVGHPAFALIAERRMESVFVMLIVAVCQGFATVAFQTVTNNRIITPSIMGFESLYTLIHTSTVFFFGATALLATRNLEMFVGQLVIMVLLTLVLYTWLLSGKRGDMHAMLLVGIIIGGGLGSISTFMQRILTPSEFDILSARLFGSVNNAETEYFPIAVPLVVVASVLLLLSSRRLNVVGLGKDAATNLGLNHRRSSIYTLVLVSVLMAVSTALVGPMTFLGFLVATLAYQFADTYDHRYILPMSALIGFVVLSGAYFVMNHVFRAQGVVSIIIEMVGGTVFLIVILRKGRL, encoded by the coding sequence GTGGATAAAGATATTGCAAACCGCACCTCAGACCTTTCTCGATGGGAAACCATGGAGGAATCAGCAACGGTCGAGGGACACACCGACGTCGACCTAGCATCAGCGCCGAGCAAACGACGCACCTCAGGTGCATTCCAAACAGCGCGCGCCAAGCGCCGCTACTGGATCATCATGGCAGCGCTGCTGGTCACCGCACTTGCCTTCACCTGGGGCCTCATTTGGTACAAGAACCCGATGCCCGTTGGGCATCCGGCCTTCGCGCTGATTGCAGAACGACGCATGGAGTCGGTCTTTGTCATGCTGATTGTTGCGGTTTGCCAAGGCTTTGCGACGGTTGCGTTCCAGACCGTTACCAACAACCGCATTATCACGCCGTCGATCATGGGCTTTGAATCTCTCTACACACTGATTCATACCTCTACAGTGTTCTTCTTCGGCGCAACTGCACTGCTGGCCACCAGAAATCTCGAAATGTTTGTCGGCCAGCTGGTGATCATGGTTCTACTGACCTTGGTCCTCTATACCTGGCTGCTTTCCGGAAAACGTGGCGATATGCACGCCATGCTGCTTGTCGGCATCATCATTGGCGGCGGACTCGGATCCATCTCCACCTTTATGCAGCGCATTCTGACCCCATCAGAATTCGATATTCTTTCCGCCCGACTTTTCGGATCAGTAAACAACGCAGAAACCGAATACTTCCCAATTGCCGTTCCACTAGTAGTAGTGGCGTCCGTCTTGTTGCTGCTAAGCTCTCGACGCCTCAACGTTGTAGGCCTTGGCAAAGATGCCGCAACCAACCTTGGACTTAATCACCGACGATCCTCCATTTACACACTGGTTCTCGTCTCTGTATTAATGGCAGTATCCACCGCACTTGTCGGACCGATGACATTCCTCGGATTCTTGGTCGCGACCCTGGCATATCAATTCGCCGACACCTACGATCACCGATACATCCTTCCGATGTCCGCACTCATCGGATTCGTCGTACTCAGCGGCGCTTACTTTGTTATGAACCACGTGTTCCGCGCACAAGGCGTCGTGTCCATCATTATTGAGATGGTCGGCGGTACCGTCTTCCTCATCGTCATCCTCAGAAAGGGCAGACTGTGA